Proteins found in one Serinicoccus marinus DSM 15273 genomic segment:
- a CDS encoding CTP synthase, translating into MAETTTKHIFVTGGVASSLGKGLTASSLGFLLRSRGLRVTMQKLDPYINVDPGTMNPFQHGEVFVTEDGAECDLDIGHYERFLNTDLWGRSNVTTGQIYNDVIAKERRGDYLGDTVQVIPHITNEIKARMRAAAERPEDERPDIIITEVGGTVGDIESLPFLEAARQVRHDVGRGNVFFLHVSLVPYLAPSGELKTKPTQHSVAALRQVGITPDALVLRADREIPAGIKRKISMMCDVDSDAVAAAVDAPSIYDIPKVLHSEMLDAYVVRHLGLPFRDVDWSAWDALLERVHEPEHRVQIALVGKYVDLPDAYLSVTEAMRAGGFRHDAKVDIRWVASDECRTEAGAAKALGGVDAILVPGGFGVRGIEGKIGALRWARERQVPTLGICLGLQAMVIEHARHVAGIEGASSTEFDPDSPAPVIATMEEQKSFVEGAGDLGGTMRLGSYPAVLTEGSVVAEAYGQTEVTERHRHRYEVNNGYREQLAAAGLVFSGLSPDGTLVEFVELDRETHPYYVATQAHPEFKSRPDHAHPLFAGLVAAALEAQRSQRLVEVEGRQHQHELPGA; encoded by the coding sequence GTGGCGGAGACGACGACGAAGCACATCTTTGTGACCGGAGGCGTCGCCTCCTCGCTCGGGAAGGGACTGACGGCTTCCAGCCTGGGATTCCTGCTCCGCAGCCGGGGGCTGCGGGTGACGATGCAGAAGCTGGACCCCTACATCAACGTCGACCCGGGCACGATGAACCCGTTCCAGCACGGCGAGGTCTTCGTCACCGAGGACGGCGCCGAGTGCGACCTCGACATCGGCCACTACGAGCGTTTCCTCAACACCGACCTGTGGGGCCGCTCCAACGTCACCACCGGGCAGATCTACAACGACGTCATCGCCAAGGAGCGCCGCGGCGACTACCTCGGGGACACGGTGCAGGTCATCCCGCACATCACCAACGAGATCAAGGCGCGGATGCGCGCCGCCGCCGAGCGGCCCGAGGACGAGCGCCCGGACATCATCATCACCGAGGTCGGCGGCACCGTCGGCGACATCGAGTCGCTGCCCTTCCTCGAGGCCGCGCGCCAGGTGCGGCACGACGTCGGCCGCGGCAACGTGTTCTTCCTGCACGTCTCGCTCGTGCCCTACCTCGCACCGAGCGGCGAGCTGAAGACCAAGCCCACCCAGCACTCGGTCGCCGCCCTGCGCCAGGTCGGCATCACCCCGGACGCGCTGGTGCTGCGCGCCGACCGGGAGATCCCGGCCGGCATCAAGCGCAAGATCTCGATGATGTGCGACGTCGACTCCGACGCGGTGGCGGCGGCGGTCGACGCCCCGTCGATCTACGACATCCCCAAGGTGCTGCACTCGGAGATGCTCGACGCGTATGTCGTGCGTCACCTGGGCCTGCCCTTCCGGGACGTCGACTGGTCGGCCTGGGACGCACTGCTGGAGCGGGTGCACGAGCCGGAGCACCGGGTGCAGATCGCGCTGGTCGGCAAGTACGTCGACCTGCCCGACGCCTACCTCTCGGTCACCGAGGCCATGCGGGCCGGCGGCTTCCGGCACGACGCGAAGGTGGACATCCGGTGGGTGGCCTCGGACGAGTGCCGCACGGAGGCCGGGGCTGCCAAGGCGCTCGGCGGGGTCGACGCGATCCTCGTGCCGGGCGGCTTCGGGGTCCGCGGCATCGAGGGCAAGATCGGGGCGCTGCGGTGGGCGCGGGAGCGGCAGGTGCCGACGCTGGGCATCTGCCTGGGGCTGCAGGCGATGGTCATCGAGCACGCCCGGCACGTCGCCGGGATCGAGGGCGCCAGCTCCACCGAGTTCGACCCGGACAGCCCGGCGCCGGTGATCGCCACGATGGAGGAGCAGAAGTCCTTCGTCGAGGGGGCCGGTGACCTCGGCGGCACGATGCGTCTGGGGTCCTACCCCGCGGTGCTCACCGAGGGCTCGGTCGTGGCCGAGGCCTACGGCCAGACCGAGGTGACCGAGCGGCACCGGCACCGCTATGAGGTCAACAACGGCTATCGCGAGCAGCTCGCCGCGGCGGGCCTGGTCTTCAGCGGCCTGTCCCCGGACGGCACCCTCGTCGAGTTCGTCGAGCTGGACCGCGAGACGCACCCCTACTACGTCGCGACCCAGGCGCACCCGGAGTTCAAGTCGCGGCCCGACCACGCGCACCCGCTCTTCGCCGGGCTCGTGGCCGCAGCGCTCGAGGCGCAGCGCAGCCAGCGGCTCGTCGAGGTCGAGGGTCGGCAGCACCAGCACGAGCTGCCGGGCGCATGA
- a CDS encoding glycosyltransferase family 4 protein, whose amino-acid sequence MGDVRILLATSLVAGGVGRHVRQLADGLVTEGHDVVVACPASVAEAFDMGGSGARVLEVEVGTTRPAQVPSAQRALRRVLRGADVAHAHGVRAGAALALAGLGRQPRPNLPSGPDQHRHLSPRPPLVVTSHNAPPPGRGAAAVYEVLERIVCHRADLVLTVSDDLADRARRRGARDVSAAVVPSGAAAVADDRTRQAAAGTLRAELGLAGAVPLVLTAGRLAEQKRVEAVIRAHHLIVTRGAPPSPRPVLVVVGDGPLEASLRAQAAAGPGEVRFLGRRDDVPRLLAGADVVVSAARWEGQPLVLQEALAAGAPVVATDVGGTAALLDGAGLLVPGEDGGDELADRLAAAVGSLLADPAARTTLTDRSRERAARLPTEQDALTAVLQAYRRVVGSTTGE is encoded by the coding sequence GTGGGTGACGTGCGCATCCTGCTCGCGACCTCGCTCGTCGCCGGCGGCGTCGGCCGCCACGTGCGCCAGCTCGCCGACGGACTCGTCACCGAGGGGCACGACGTGGTCGTGGCCTGCCCGGCGTCCGTCGCCGAGGCCTTCGACATGGGCGGGTCGGGGGCGCGGGTCCTCGAGGTCGAGGTCGGCACGACGCGGCCGGCCCAGGTCCCGTCCGCCCAGCGGGCGCTGCGCCGGGTCCTCCGCGGTGCCGACGTCGCGCATGCCCACGGCGTGCGCGCCGGGGCGGCCCTCGCCCTCGCGGGGCTGGGGCGGCAGCCGCGCCCGAACCTGCCCTCCGGGCCCGACCAGCACCGGCACCTCAGCCCGCGTCCGCCGCTCGTCGTCACCTCGCACAACGCACCACCTCCCGGGCGGGGCGCCGCCGCGGTCTACGAGGTCCTGGAGCGGATCGTCTGCCACCGTGCCGACCTCGTGCTCACCGTGTCCGACGACCTCGCGGACCGGGCACGTCGACGTGGCGCGCGGGACGTCTCGGCGGCGGTCGTGCCGTCCGGCGCCGCGGCAGTGGCCGACGACCGGACCCGCCAGGCAGCGGCCGGGACGCTGCGGGCCGAGCTCGGGCTGGCCGGGGCGGTCCCGCTCGTCCTCACCGCCGGACGGCTGGCCGAGCAGAAGCGCGTCGAGGCGGTGATCCGCGCGCACCACCTGATCGTCACCCGCGGCGCACCGCCGTCGCCGCGGCCGGTGCTCGTGGTCGTCGGCGACGGGCCGCTGGAGGCCTCGCTGCGGGCCCAGGCCGCCGCAGGACCGGGCGAGGTGCGCTTCCTGGGCCGGCGCGACGACGTGCCCCGGCTGCTGGCCGGCGCCGACGTCGTGGTCTCCGCGGCTCGCTGGGAGGGTCAGCCGCTCGTGCTCCAGGAGGCGCTGGCCGCGGGTGCTCCCGTCGTGGCCACCGACGTCGGCGGGACGGCAGCGCTGCTGGACGGCGCGGGCCTGCTGGTCCCGGGGGAGGACGGCGGCGACGAGCTCGCCGACCGGCTCGCCGCCGCGGTCGGCAGCCTGCTCGCGGACCCGGCTGCCCGGACCACGCTGACCGATCGCTCCCGGGAGCGCGCCGCCCGGCTGCCCACGGAGCAGGACGCGCTGACCGCGGTGCTGCAGGCATACCGACGGGTCGTGGGGAGCACGACGGGGGAGTGA